A region of the Agromyces sp. CF514 genome:
CGCGGCATCCGCTCGCCCGTCGCGATCGGGTGCGTCGCGATCACCGCGCCCGGCCCGGTCGCCGCGGTCGTCCTCGAGGGCGCCGAGCTCGCGCAGCAGGTCGAGTCCGTCGCGGATGCCGCGCCCGTCGGGCGGCGTGAGGAACGGGAACTCCTCGATCGGGCCGAGCCCGAGCGAGGCCATCTGCAGGATGACCGCCGCGAGGTTCGTGCGCAGGATCTCGGGGTCGGTGTACTCGGGGCGGCGCTCGAAGTCCTCCTCGGAGTACAGGCGGATCGCGATACCGTCGCTCGTGCGGCCCGACCGCCCGGACCGCTGGTTCGCCGAGGCCTGCGAGATCGGCTCGATCGGCAGTCGCTGCACCTTGGAGCGCACGGAGTAGCGGCTGATGCGCGCCGTGCCGGCGTCGACGACGTACCGGATGCCCGGCACGGTCAGGCTGGTCTCCGCGACGTTCGTGGCGAGCACCACGCGTCGGCGGAGGCCCGCCACCTTCGACGGCTCGAACACCCGGTGCTGGTCGGCCGACGAGAGTCGCCCGTACAGCGGGAGCACCTCGGTCTCGCCGCCGCGCCCGCCTCGGGCGGTGCCGTAGTGCGCACGCACTGCGGCCTCGGCGTCGCGGATCTCGCCCTCGCCCGAGAGGAACACGAGCACGTCGCCCGACGACTCGCGGTCGAGCTCGTCGAGGGCGTCGAGGATGCCGCGCTGCACGTCCTTGTCGTCGGCCGCGGCGCCCTCGTCGTCGCTATCGTCGCCGCCGGCCGAACCCGTCTCGGCGACGAGCGGACGGTAGCGCACCTCGACGGGATACGTGCGGCCCGACACCTCGATGACGGGGGCGGGCACCGGTTCGGGCAGCGGGGCGCCCGCGGCATCCGTCGTCGTCGCGAAGTGCCGCGCGAAGCTCTCGGGATCGATCGTGGCGCTCGTGATGATGACCTTGAGGTCGGGTCGCCGGGGGAGCAGCCGCGCGAGGTAGCCCAGCAGGAAGTCGATGTTGAGGCTGCGCTCGTGCGCCTCGTCGATGATGATCGTGTCGTACTTGCGCAGCTCGCGGTCGCGGTGGATCTCGTTCAGCAGGATGCCGTCGGTCATGACCTTGATGCGCGTCGCCGCGCTCACCTTGTCGGTGAAGCGCACCTGGTAGCCGACGAGGTCGCCGAGGTCGACCTGCAGCTCTTCGCTGATGCGCTCGGCGATCGTGCGCGCCGCGAGCCGCCTGGGCTGCGTGTGCGCGATCGACTCGCGCCCGAGCTCGAGGCAGATCTTCGGCAGCTGCGTGGTCTTGCCCGACCCGGTCGCACCCGCGACGATGACGACCTGGTGCTCGCGGATGGCGCGCGCGATCTCTTCGCGCTGCCCAGAGACGGGCAGTTCGGCGGGGTAGGCGATCACGGGGATCTGAGCAGGCGAGGACATCAGCCCTCCATCGTATGCGAGCGCCACTGTCGCGCGCCCGCGTCGCGTGGTGGGATGGAGGCATGACCGATCAGCTCGTGACCCGCATCCAGCTCAACGACGGCTTCTCGATCCCGCAGCTCGGGTTCGGCGTGTTCAAGGTCGATCCGGGCGAGACCGAGCGCATCGTGAGCGAGGCGCTCGAGGTCGGCTACCGGCACCTCGACACGGCCCGCATCTACGGCAACGAAGCGGGAGTGGGGCGCGCGATCGCGGCCTCCGGCATCCCGCGCGAACAGCTGTACATCACGACCAAGCTCTGGAACGACGACCAGGGCGATGCGGCGACGGTGCACGCCGCCTTCGACGCCAGCCTCGACCGGCTCGGCCTCGACTACGTCGACCTCTACCTCATCCACTGGCCGACGCCCGCACGCGACCGCTACGTCGAGACCTGGCGGGCGTTCGAGCAGCTGCGCGACACCGACCGCACGCGGTCGATCGGTGTCTCGAACTTCCTCGCGCACCACCTCGAGCGCCTCATCTCCGAGACCGGCATCGTGCCCGCCGTCGACCAGATCGAGCTGCACCCGTACCACCAGCAGCGGGCGACCACCGACTACGCCGAGGCGAACGGCATCGCGATCGAGGCCTGGGGCCCGCTCGGGCAGGGCAAGTACCCCCTGCTCGAACTGCCCGAGGTGACCGCCGCGGCCGTCGCGCACGGGGTGACGCCGGCGCAGGTCGTCATCCGCTGGCACCTGCAGCGCGGCCACATCCTCTTCCCGAAGTCGAACCGTCGCGAGCGCATGGCCGAGAACTTCGACGTGTTCGGCTTCGAGCTCACGAGCGACGAGATGGTGGCGATCACGGGCCTCGAACGCGAGGGCCGCGTGAGCTCGCACCCCGACGAGGTCAACTGAGCGGATGAACCGGCTCGCCGCGGCGCTCAGTCCGTACCTGCGCTCGCACGCCGACAATCCCGTCGACTGGTACCCGTGGGGCGAGGAGGCGTTCGCCGCGGCGCGCGAACGCGACGTGCCCGTGCTCGTCTCGATCGGCTACGCGACCTGCCACTGGTGCCATGTCATGGCCCGCGAGAGCTTCAGCGACCCGGCCGTCGCCGCGTACCTGAACGAGCACTTCGTGGCGATCAAGGTCGACCGCGAGGAGCACCCCGACGTCGACGCGAGCTACCTCGCCGCGGCATCGGCCTTCATGAAGCAGCTCGGGTGGCCGCTCACGGCACTGGCCACGCCCGAGGGCCGCACGTTCTACGCCGGCACCTACTTCCCGCCGCGCACCGTGCAGGGCGTCCCTGCGTTCATGGACGTGCTCGTCGCGGTGACGGATGCCTGGCGCGAGCGGCGCGCCGAGCTCGACGAGACCGCGGGAGCCGTGTCCGAGGCGCTCGCCGCGGCATCCGTCGCCCAGACGCGGGGCGACCTGCCCGGTGCGGTCGAACTCGCCGCGGCCGTCGCGCTGCTCGAGGCCGATGAGGACCCGGTGCACGGTGGATTCGGCGGGGCGCCGAAGTTCCCGGTCGCGCCCGTGCTCGCTTTCCTGTGCGAACCCGGCCTCGCGGGTTCGGCAACTGCTGCCGCCTCAGGCGCCGCCGGGCGCGCGCTCGCCGAACGCACGATGCTTGCGATGGGTCGCTCGCCGCTGCGGGATCCGGTCGAGGGCGGGTTCTTCCGCTACGCGACCCGCGCCGACTGGAGCGAGCCGCACTACGAGCGCATGCTCACCGACAACGCGCAGCTGCTGCGGGTGCTCGCCGAGCTGCTGACGGAGGCGGATGTCGCAGGCCGGCCGCCCGCGACTGCGCCGGCGGCAGTGCCGCAACCCCCGACGCTCGCCGACCTCGCGGCCGGGATCGCCGGGTTCCTCCGCGAGGTGATGCAGTTGCCGTCGGGCGGGTTCGCGAGCGCGCAGGACTCCGAGAGCCCGGTCGACGGCGTGCGCAGCGAGGGCGGCTACTACGCGTTGTCCCGCGACGAGCGGAGGTCGCAGCCGCCGCCCGCGCTCGACGACAAGGTGCTCGCGGGCTGGAACGGGCTCGCGATCGGCGCGCTCGCCCGCTACGGCGCGGTCGTCGGGGGAGCCGACGGCGACGTCGCCGTAGTCGCGGCCCGCCGGGCGGCCGACCACGTGCTCGGTCTGCACCTGCGAGCCGACGGCACGCTCGTGCGCGCCTCGCTCGGCGGCGAGGTGTCCG
Encoded here:
- a CDS encoding aldo/keto reductase: MTDQLVTRIQLNDGFSIPQLGFGVFKVDPGETERIVSEALEVGYRHLDTARIYGNEAGVGRAIAASGIPREQLYITTKLWNDDQGDAATVHAAFDASLDRLGLDYVDLYLIHWPTPARDRYVETWRAFEQLRDTDRTRSIGVSNFLAHHLERLISETGIVPAVDQIELHPYHQQRATTDYAEANGIAIEAWGPLGQGKYPLLELPEVTAAAVAHGVTPAQVVIRWHLQRGHILFPKSNRRERMAENFDVFGFELTSDEMVAITGLEREGRVSSHPDEVN
- a CDS encoding thioredoxin domain-containing protein, giving the protein MNRLAAALSPYLRSHADNPVDWYPWGEEAFAAARERDVPVLVSIGYATCHWCHVMARESFSDPAVAAYLNEHFVAIKVDREEHPDVDASYLAAASAFMKQLGWPLTALATPEGRTFYAGTYFPPRTVQGVPAFMDVLVAVTDAWRERRAELDETAGAVSEALAAASVAQTRGDLPGAVELAAAVALLEADEDPVHGGFGGAPKFPVAPVLAFLCEPGLAGSATAAASGAAGRALAERTMLAMGRSPLRDPVEGGFFRYATRADWSEPHYERMLTDNAQLLRVLAELLTEADVAGRPPATAPAAVPQPPTLADLAAGIAGFLREVMQLPSGGFASAQDSESPVDGVRSEGGYYALSRDERRSQPPPALDDKVLAGWNGLAIGALARYGAVVGGADGDVAVVAARRAADHVLGLHLRADGTLVRASLGGEVSEAVATLEDLGMLAGGLLDLALATGEASPAVTARALLDSAIAADGGFSPPGGADPVLAARGLALPDDPSEGATPSGLTACADAAWRLFALGAGDAYRDAAERAMEQVAGIAVQRPIAFGGSLALMARLAAPLVQLVTVVPDPAPDAAAVTPASGDELVAETRRHAASVTAIVTDAQARAFAAAGFELFEGRTSIAGEAAAYRCESFVCALPVRSADALAALAD